One part of the Muntiacus reevesi chromosome 20, mMunRee1.1, whole genome shotgun sequence genome encodes these proteins:
- the LOC136151577 gene encoding high mobility group nucleosome-binding domain-containing protein 4: protein MPKRKAKGDAKGDKGKVKDEPQRRSARLSAKPALPKPEPRPKKAPAKKGEKLAKGRKGKAEVGKEGNNPAKNRDASTAQSQKAEGTGDAK from the coding sequence ATGCCCAAgagaaaggcaaaaggagatgcCAAAGGTGACAAAGGGAAGGTGAAGGATGAGCCACAAAGGAGATCAGCACGCTTGTCTGCTAAACCTGCCCTTCCAAAACCAGAGCCCAGGCCAAAAAAGGCCCCTGCAAAGAAGGGAGAGAAGCTGGCCaaagggagaaaggggaaagCAGAAGTCGGCAAGGAAGGGAACAACCCTGCGAAAAACCGAGATGCCTCTACAGCCCAGTCACAGAAAGCAGAAGGCACTGGGGATGCCAAATGA